The DNA window CTGCCCCCAAATGTGATTTCCGCTTTAGAAATCTTGGCCTGGAACCTGGGCTGGGTGGAGTGAACCCGTGTCCGTCGTTCGGGCACGTgagctggaggcaggaaggagggctgTCTGACCAGCACGAGTGGGATCCCCGGGAGGTGTGTCACGTCGGCAGCCCCTGCACGCAGCGCGCTGGCTCTCCCGTCCCCTTGACGCCCTGAGCAGTGGACGCCACCGTGATGCCCGTTTCTCTGGGGAAGAACCTGAGACCCGGGGCATTAAACGCCTTGCTCAGGCTCACCCAGCGAGTGACCAGCCCGGACGCTCGAAAGGGACTTGAGAACATAAGCGCAGAGGCCCAGACTGATGGTGCTGCTGAGCCACCTCGCCTCCGGTGACCTCGGGAGAAGTGTAAGGACCCGGTAATAGTGCTGTGACCGCACTGGAAATTCTGCGGTACTGTGATGGCCCTGTATTTTTTGTCTGTAGTCACGTTTCTGAATCCGGGAGAATCCATCCCACTGCCGCTTTCTGACCTGAAAGTCAAGTCCGGATTGAAGAGGTGCGTTTAGAACCCCTGCCGTTGCCAAGGAGCCCTTTTCCGCCAGAGTTACCATTTCTGAGCCTGGGGAGGAGCCTCACCCCAAGCAGCCCACGCCAAGGCGGTCGGTGCCCTCCCGCCCCCCCATGCCCGTGTGGGCCCCCACAGCCACCACGCCAGGGCTGCTGCAACAGCATCTGAGGCCGGCCTCGGGACACAATGTCGCCCCCCGGGGCCAGAGATGGCTACACGAGCCTCAGCGGGTGCTGCTGTGTAAGGAGGAGCCCGCAGCTGTGCCACCCTGGGCTGTCGTGGGGGGCCGACAGGACCTGCGCTGGCCGAGGCGGTCCCCTGACCGTGTGCCTGCAGGTCAGAGCCCTGCTGGATTGCTACAGATTATATCCCCCAAACTACCACTCTGCCTCTGACCCACGGCTGCCCGCTGTCCTGTGTGCACACGGCCTCTGGCTGCTGTCATCCCCACACTCCTGCCAAGTGGCCACTGAGGTATCACTGGGTGAGGACAGGAACCAGCCCTTCCATAATGGACGATGCCTGGGCTTCTTGGCAGGGATGGGGAGCAAGTGAATGGTCCCGAGGGTTCGGGAAGCTTGGGTTGGGGGAGCATGGCGGCCAGGAGGGGTTGCAGTGAAACTCTCAGAGCCCCAGTCTTCCTGACGCCTGGAGAGTCACTCCTGCATTCTGAGTTGCAATTTGCCCATTTGTCAAGAAGGGATGAGCTACTGCCTCCTGGATGTGTGCACTGCAACTCAGAAAACTACGTCTAGAACTCCCTGAAGCTACCTCGGATCTGGATGGAGAGCTTGTGTTGGTGGGTAATACGCAGTGTCGCATATTCTCATAAATAAACAATACTGCTCAGCATTTACTGCTCTGAGTTTAGAGGTGTATCTGGTGGAAAGTGTTGCCGGAATGGCAAAGGTGATATCGGGCTCATGGCCTGACACCTAATGAGTTCTAGGTACCTGGGGATCAGAGACAGCACAGCACCTGCCCCAAAGGGGCCTGCGAACACCTTGAAAGAACAAAGTCAGGAGGCAGCTGAGCTCAGAATAAGGAGCCTGTATTTCACACAACAGGACTGTGGCCAGGAGACAGTGGGGGAGGCCACCTCTCTTTGGACGACAGCTGCCAGAGCACTGCTCTCTGAGGTTCTGTCACCGGGAGCCTGACAGCCGGGAGCTGGAGACAGCAGAGTCTCAGGATGGCCTTCTTCCAAACCAAATCACCTGCCTTTTGTGTCGATGCCATTGATTGTCATATGTCCCTTTGGAGATTTTATAATAAGCATTAGAGTCGATTTccttttttaggtaggctccatgcccagcatggagcccagcacgggcTAGAACCCACAACCctagatcaagacctgagctaagatcaagagttggacacttcactgaatgagccacctgggtgcccccagatttctttttttttttttaagcccattTGTTACAACTGCCTGGAGGTTCTCACTTGGGCAAATCACACTACTGATTACACAaacctctctgtcctcctccttttcccaCTCACTTCAATGTTCGGAACACTTTGCAGCAAAGACAGAGCACACAGCAAATCAGCAACCATGCGACAAGCAGTAAGCAGCAGCCAACGGCGATCATAATCTCCACGTCAATAGCCATCAGAATCTCGAAGCGTCTCACACACACCTGTGCAGAGAAGTGCAGGGAAGCAGTGAGTatggcctccctccccacccagccaccTCGCCGCCTCAGCACGCTTCCTGCAGAGGGGGAACCAGGAGCCCCAAACCGCAGAGCCTTCCATGTGTAAGCATGTGTGAGAGCTCCCGGGGAGGCCTAGGAGCTGAGGCTGGCCGCGGGGGGCAAAGGGTTTCTTTGTGGGTGGAAAGGGACTGAAATGGAAAgtccagagagaaggaaatcagaGGGTCAGGGAGTGGGAAGaatcttttcttctcccttccaggGGCAGCAGTGTGCGGCTGTGACGCCCAGGCCTGCCCTCGCACAGGTGTTTCCCACCTGAGATCCGCCCATGTTCAGAGTCAGAACTGACCCCTCACTGCGCATCAGGCTCGAAAATGTCCCGTGGGAATaattaagggaaaggctttttcAAAAGGTCATGCTGTGCGGTGCTGAGAATATGCAAACTCATTTTTGTAAAGGACATATACTTCAGGGGAAGAAAAGTTTTCATTCCTCCCACTGACAACTGGATCATGCCATCTCCGCATTTAAGGACAGCGTGGAAGCTTCCAGCCAAACCCTTCCCCAAGCTCAGAGATGAGGAGTGCCCTGCACAGACCAGGAACCAGCTTCTGTAGGAGCCTGTCGCTCCTGTCTGTGTTGTAGATCACACGCTTTTCTCTGCCATTTGTCCTCCTAAATCTGATGTCCTTAAGATCCAATTTACCTGAAATAAGCAATTTAGTTAATCAAAGAGTGGGAACACTGTGACACCAGTTGGGCTACTCAGAGGCTTTGAAATAACTGGGGAGAAGAATGCTCCGAGAGGGGGTAGACAATCTCTGAGTCCGGCTGCCCCGAGCCGCAAGAGGCTCACCGCACAACACAGGAGAAAAGAACTGTGTTAGGACCCTTCCGTCGTAAAGCCCCAGCAGGTCCCCCTCCGTCTTTATGGAGAGCTGCCGTGCACGTTTAAAGACCTGACTTTCAGAAGCGCCGTCTTCGGCCAGATCTTGCAGGGTGGACAGGCACCAACTGGGCTTTCAGACCCGGCAGAACTCAGGCTGTGTGACATCAGCCCTCGGGACACCAGCGCTCGACCACAGagttctcaattctgttccatgtTCGGAATGTTAGCCTCCCAGGAAATATAGTGTCTGGATGGTACCTTGAATATTTTTGTTCTACATCGTGTGCCTGTGCAGGTTTCTGTGTCCCCAAGAGAAAACGTTTAGGATTATCTTCTAATCAAAACAcagtttgaggggcgcctggtggcccagtccgtgaagcatctgccttcgactgaggtcatgatctcagggttctgggattgagcccccgtgtcgggctccctgctcagaggggagtccacttctccctctcttctgcctgctgctccccctgcttgtgctctctctctctctttctctcaaataaatatttaaaaaaaacacacagttttagatttcactttaaaaaaaataacagaaaacctgGTCACGTGGGAAGGTGAACACTGCCCCTACATCTGACGGTTGCACTTGGCTTTGGCCGCACAGTGCAGTAATTCTGTGTAACCATTTATTCACATGTACGTGTTCACTGACATATGTGGATACGTGAAGTATGTTGATAAATACAGCTGACATATGTAGACACGGACGCATGATTGACACGTGCCACAGTTAcgtatatgtttatatgtataatacatgtaaatgacaCATATGTGACAGGTAGGACACAGGGCACAGCAGGAAGAAACTAGGGTAGGGCACTGGTTGTGGCCAGGCGTCTCCGGTCACACGGTGCAGAGAGCCTGCCAGGCCAGCTCTGTGAGATGAGGGGATGAGCTTCCCGGGGCCTCTCACGGGAGTCCAGGTACAGGGGCAGAGCCGAGCATCCCCAGTGAGCACGGGCGGGGGACCTGCAGCCCACGGGCGCTGGGGCCAGCCCCTCTCTGGCTCTACGTAAATGTCATGTGCCACAGTCACACGGGAAGTACAAGGTGCCTGCATACCACTGGGAGTCACTCTGTTGAGCTTTTCATCTTCTTCGTTTGGTTTTACAGAAAGTATTCAGAATGTACTTTCCAATCAAAagctaatttaaaatgtaatgaaagaGGCTGGGGTTGAAAATGTGAACACTGCCTGGGTCCACGTGATACGATCAGAGGGCTGTTGCTTAGTTTAAAGGCGTGATGATGGTGGtatgctttgctttttttccccagtagtCTATCCTATACAGACCCATACGAACATATTTATGCACAAGATTATATAGGATGCCTGGGGCTTGCTTCTGAATATAGAAAGTGCAAAGTGGGTGTGAGGGGAATGCTGAGAAATTCCACACCCTGAGCCACATCTGTCTCCTGACGGCTGGCCCAGGTGCCCGCCCCCACCACAGGAGTGACCACGGAGCGCTCACAGCCAGTGGTGCTGGTTCGGGGAGCTAGGAGAGCACCTCTATGGGAGACAGGGTAGAAGTGGGGGTCTGTGGACACAGCTGAGCATGAGTAGCCCTTCGTAATCAGAAGGGCCCTGCTGGGGAAAGTCATCTAAACGACATGACTGCCGTCTGACCCGAGAGCTGGACCCAGGGCATGCTGAcactcctcaccccctcccagtccttggaatgtgggttctgtTCTGCTTGCCCTTCCTGCTCCCAGAGGCTGtttcaaggacacagccttgaaaGGTGATGTGACGTTGAAAACATATGACTGAGCCCAGGTAGGGCCTCTTGATAAACTTTCAAGATCTGGCAGGTGGGTACAGGGACTCATTACACCTGGGTAGTCCTGGGAGGGTTGTGAACAAACAGGCCCCCACTCCATAGTcatgccctccacccccactcactcTTGTGTCCCCACCTGGTACGTGGCCGGTCCCAGATGTCTCTGAGCTGACAGGAACTGAGTGGGGCTGTGCAGGTAGCTTGACGGGTATCCCAGCTCCCTCTCAGCACAACGCCCTGATGCCACCAGGGCTGGCCTTGCCACTGAAGCATTGGTGTGAGGCCAAACCCCTGCTCTAGGGACCTCACCAGGAGCAGATCCCCTGGGTCACAGTCTAGTACTATGCCCTGTCTAGAAACCCCAATATCCTGAAGCCCCATGAGGGGTCTCAGGCTACAGGGCCATTAGACCAACCTGGCACAGAAGCACTGCTGGGACACCCCGGAGGGACTGCCAGGCCAGAGGACGCAGTCTACACCTGCCTCTGGGCTGCACCCCTTTTTATCTGTGTTCCATAGAACAGTTGGGAAAATTCTTTTAAGTTTATGTatctatttaagtaatctctacactccccatggggcttgaactcacaaccccgagatcaagagtcgcctgctcctctgactgagccagccaggtgtcccagatgGATTCTTTAAATAATGAATCAATAAAGTCACTCTCCTGCTCAAAGGATCCCCACTGAACTTAGGGTAGAATCCAGATTATCTAGCCTCCAGGTTCTTCATCATCTTCCCATCCACCCTCTTTTCCatcctcacctccctcctccccctcctcactgACATCTACCACACTGCCCTCTGTTATTCTGCAGGTGCTgggtcctgcctcagggcctttgcacttgtccTTTCCTTTGCCCACACCACCCACGAATCCCCAATCACATGTGGCACTGTCcctcttacttttctttcattgcttaCATTTCATCTTTGCAAGAGGTCTTTCCTGGCCACCGTAACATTGCCTCCCCACCTCCAAGGCACTCACTTTCCTGATCTACATTCTTAGTCCCTATCACTAttagaatttttcattcattgttgtttattgtctgtctcctccacttAAAATATAAGTTCCGTGAGGGCAAAGAATGAGTCCATCATGTTCATTTCTGTATTCCCTGTCCCTAGAATAGTAAGGAGtatttgaagaatgaatgagtaGCTAAAGGTAGCCCCCATACCTGCACACTGGCTGTTAGCAGACCTGTGATGCTGGCATTCCAAGCTCTCACCTGCAGCCATAGTGCCTGGAGGGCCTGACTCCCTTCTCAAGCTTTCTGGACGGGACCAGTTACAAATTCCAGGCAGCTGAGCtcattttttctccccctttccctcctctaaTAGAATCCTTCATGAGGGGAAATGGAGGGGGACAGTTCTAGAACGTCAGGTGATTCTGGTTTATCCTTATGTAAAAATCCCTTGGCCCACAGACTAGGACACCACACGGCCATTAACTAGGATGGTGAATACCTACACTGACGAACACAGAAAGGTGCCCATGACCTTCCACTGAGTTTTAGGTAATAGAGAATATGATTTATACAAAATCATCCATACACAAGTCCTTCCCTGTGCATGTACCCAATATGTGTACCTACAAGAACATTCACTAAAACATTACCATCTGAATCACTGGATTTCCtccaaaatttacattttcctataCTAAGTAttccttttattaaaagaagcaaaaacaacaagaagagatcagagaaacaaaacatcCCCAAACCAGCTGACTAAGAAAGAAAACGGTGGGCAGGCAGTAAAGCTGCAGGCGCAGTGGGCCCCAGTGGGCTGTGAGGGGCGACGCTTTAAGCCTCTGCCACCAGGGCCGGTGGACTTGGGGGCCAGTGCACAGCCATTCAGGCAGCAGCTTGCCCACGAGCCTGTCACCACAGACACGAAATCGGCAGGCGGCTGCCAGGTCGGAATGTAATTACCCGAGGACGCCGCGAACATTCTCACCCCAACAAGAAGCGTGCTCCTGGGGTCTTCAAAGGGCAGCGCGGCCAGGAGCGGCCGGGCCTCCTGGTGGGCACACTTCAGGCCTGGGTGAGAAGGCCTTGGAAACGCGCGTGTCCCCGGGGCTGCTTATAAAAGCACCCGGGGCCTGCGCCTCGGGAGGGAGACGGGGCGACAGCACTAAGGCGGGAGGGCAGGGCTCCGCCGGGGCCATGCTGGCCGCCTCCGTCGTCCGCCGGACCCTGCTGCTCTGCTGGCTCGCTGCGCCCCGGCCAGCACGGCCCGAGCCACTCTTCCACAGCCGGGACCGCTCGGACCTGGAGCCCGCCCCGCTGCGCCGGGCCCAGCCCATCGCGGACCTTCTCGCTGCGCAGGTAGGAGCAGCCCCGGCAACCGCCACACTCACGGGCACCCGCGGGCGCGTGCACACCAGGCGCACGCGCACAGACACATGCACGCGCAGACTGGTGCACACGGCAGGCACGCATGTACCTACGTACGCACACGGACACGCGCCCGTGCAGGCATGGGCAGATGTGGACACGGGCACACGCAGGCACGTGCACAggggcacacatgcacacgcaggCACGTGCACAGACCGACACTTGCGCAAGCGCATCCACAGGCACGTGGCAGCCACACCGCCTCACGTGAGGGGCCTCCCAGAAAGAACCGATGACCACGGACTAGAAATGCTGCACCGCACAGGTAACCACGCACTGCGTACGCAGATCCGCATGAGGACGTACAAGCTTTGCGCGTCCCGTCCCCTCCAGACACCCACTAGGTGACAGAAACACACGCCCGCGTCCTAGCCGCTCAgtccgcgccccccgccccgcgggTCGGTACCTCTCTTCCGCAGCGATTCCTGTCCAAGTACGGCTGGGCCGACGCGCCTTCCGGGCCCCGGAGTTCCAGCCCCGACGCGCCGCCCGCGGGCCCCCGGGCCACCGCCCTGGCCGAGGCCGTGCGCAGGTTCCAGAAGGTCAATGCGCTGCCGGCGAGCGGGCGGCTGGACGCGGCCACGCTGGCGGCCATGAACAGGCCGCGCTGCGGCGTCCCCGACACGAGGCCCCTGCCGCCCCCCGCCCTGGGGTCCCCGCCGCGCCCGCTGCCCCGCGGCCGGCCCAAGCGCTTCCTGCGGGCGCTGTCGCCGCCCGGGGACCCGCCGCCCGACGTCGCTGCGCCCCGCGGGGGGACCCGGGCCTTCACCAAGAGGACGCTGACCTGGCGGCTGCTGGGGGAGGGCGCCAGCGGGCAGCTGGCCGTGGACGAGCAGAGGCACATCCTCAGACTGGCCTTCCGGATGTGGAGCGAGGTGATGCCGCTGGACTTCCGGGAGGACCTCGCCGCGCCCGGAGCCGCCGTGGACATAAAGCTGGGTTTCGGACGAGGTGAGAAGGGCGGAGACTCTGCCGGCAGGCTGCGCCCCGCTGTCTTACCCCCCCGCCGGCCCAGTTCGCACAGGGAGCCCACGGGGCCAACAGGCCGCCTGGGGAACCCCGCTCGGGTCACCTCCTGAGCCTCCTGGCTTGTCCCAGGTGGCACTTGCCAGGGGTATGGGCGGATGGCAAGCCCTCTGTAGATGCTGCTTTATTGCAAGTCACTGGGAAGGACACGGGCGCGATGGGGTAACAGTCACATGGGGACATTGGTgtagctccctctgcttgtctctGAGCAGGTCAGCCCAATAAGCGCTGCTGCAGAGCTTGGCGTACCCAGCAGGGCACGAGCCAGGCATGGCTGACCCCTCCCTGCCACTCCTGGGGAGAACTAGCCCCTGGCAGTTAGCTGGCCTCCATCTGCAGGCCCCACCACGTCCTAGCTGGGTGGGTTTAGAGAAAGTAACTGGTCTGCAGCCCCCTCTGGGAGCTAGGGATGCTTGCGGCTACCCTGCTGGTCTAACTGGATTGATGTCCTGCTGTGAGCCGGACACAGGAGGCTTGCTGAAAACTGTACACAGGGGAGACATGTGACCATCGGGCAGCACCTCCTTCATGACCTGACCAGTCAGCTGTTAGGATCCAGCTCAGATCTTGTCTCCTCCCTAAGTCTCTGGTGGGCACCCCCTCTGCcaccctcctctgggctcccacagGTTTGCTATGCAGCTGTTTCTAAGTGTTTAGACTTGACACCATGCTGTTGCACAAGCCAGGAGTTGTTGCTTCCGCTCCTGGACTGCGAGCCCCTGGAGGCCGCAAACCCTCCTGTGTCTGTGTCCGTGTTCCCTTTCCCCTTGCCAGGCCGGCACCTGGGCTGTCCTCGGGTTTTTGATGGCAGCGGGCAGGAGTTCGCACATGCCTGGCGCCTGGGCGACATCCACTTTGACGATGACGAACACTTCACGCCTCCCACCAGTGACGCGGGCATCAGCCTTCTCAAAGTAAGCGTCTCCAGCTGCTCAGAGTGACCAGGCAGAGGGCGTGCAGCACGGGCCGGAGTGCAGAACGCCAGGGCTTCTCGGGGGAAGTGTCCACAGCTTCCTGAGAAAGCTCCCTGATTCTCCCCATCGCTCCCCTTCTCCTTAACAAGTGCCGCTCCCCCAAAGCACAGGCCGGCTCCGGAGTGGGGGGCGGGGTCCCCATGACTCTCAGACACCCAGGGTTGGCACCCCGCCAATGGTTTGCATTCCCTTCTAGGTGGCCGTCCATGAAATTGGCCACGTCCTCGGCCTGCCTCACACCTACAGGACAGGATCCATAATGCAGCCGAATTACATCCCCCAGGAGCCTGTGTTTGAGTTGGACTGGTCAGACAGAAAAGCAATTCAAAAGCTGTACGGTAAGACTGTTCTGGAAGATCATCTGCAGAGCTCACAGAGCACACTCAGTATTTCGAAGCATGACAGGACCCCACTCACTCCTTATGGGGAGGCTGGCCCCCAAAGAGCACAAATAGTACAAGTCCCAACGGCACCCGACGGGAGCTGCCGTCTAGCTCTGTGATGCGAATTCTCCTCCTTCAAGGTGGCCATGCGCCGACGGTGCCACTGATGCGGGCAAAGCACTCCCGCGGACGTTCCCTCCTTCACGTGCCAGCTTCTGtctctgggaggaaggaggagaacacGGGGGTTTCCTAAAGagcagtgagccacccaggcaggcggTGGCCTCCCGTGTCCGCTGCAGGCACTTGGAGGCCCTTGGGAGAATTTTCCTGCTGTCCCACGGCAAAGAACAGCGGGAGCCTTGCCAGAATCACCTTTAATCTCTCTTTAATCTCTCTTTAATTGCTCAGGCCAAAGTGTTAATGGTTCATTATTTAATGGAAGTGATTAATGACTGAGGTTGAGGCTGAAGGGAAAGCAAGCTACCCTCCCTTTTCCATTTAAAACGAGAGCACCGCCATTTCCGTTCCACTCCCACCATCCTGTGCAAAGATGCTCTCAGCACGTTTGGAGAGTGACAGGTGCCAGGATGAATTTCGTTCCTTCAGAGGAAATCTCACTTGGGTGCACCCAGAACCAAACTCCTTGCCTCTAACAACGTCAGACGAGCCATCAGGGGGCAGCAGCTAAATTCAGGTGACCACATACCCAGCATCCAAAATCGAGACACTTCGGAGCGTACTCTTCTGAACAGATTAGCCCGAAGGGCCCGTGTGAGCAGGCACGGCTGCAGCCCCCGgggcccctgcagccccccgGGCTCGGCTGGGTGGGCCTACTTTGGTCTCGTGTGCCGTCTTGCTTTGAGGCAGCTTAAGAGAAAACTCCAGCTTCGCCGTTGTCTCCGTTCGAGTCACACATGAAAGTAGTGACAGTTGGTTTGTGCACCAGGTGACAAGTGGCTGGACTTTTTTCACCCTCAGGTTCCTGTGAAGGATCCTTTGATACTGCGTTTGACTGGATTCGCAAAGAGCGAGACCAGCATGGAGCCGTGACGAGGAGGTTCAGCACATACTTCTTCCGCAACGGCTGGTACTGGCTTTACGAAAATCGGAACAACCGGACGCGCTATGGGGACCCTCTCCAAATCCTCAGTGGCTGGCACGGCATCCCCACCCAAAACATCGACGCTTTTGTCCACCTCTGGACATGGAGGAGAGACGAACGTTACTTTTTTAAAGGTAGAGGTTCTTATGGACacagttctatttctttttttacacaGATGCATTCAGAACAAATGTTTTGAGCCCCATACCAGGACATCTTAGTATAATGCCCTTGCCATTACTCACCTAATTTCTGTCTGTTCCGTCAGACTGTGGGCTCTGTGAGCACAGGGACTGTGTTGTAGCCCTGATCTCTGTAAGAAGGCACCCAGTGCATCAAAGGAACAAATGAACGAGTCAGTGAATGAGTGGACCAACCGTGCCAGGCCCTGGAGTGGCTGCCAAAGACCCGTAAGAAAGGGCCCTCCCTACAGAAGTTTTAACTAGTTCTGGAGAGAAAAGACCTTAGAAGCTGACCACTACAACTATGTGGTGAAGGAGAGGCTGAGCGGACAACATGCTGGAGCCACCCAGAACTCAGGGCTTGCCCCAGCCTCGGAGGATGCGAAGGACCCCGGGTGCCCCGGAAGGGACACCGGGAATAGTGTGATGGGGGAGGTgcagatgggggggtggggggtaggggggtgaGGGAGGTGAGACACAGGAGGCAGAAGCCAAGCTTTAGAGTGAACAAGGGTGAAAACGCAGACGGGCGAGACAGCTGAGCCCGTGGAGGTGTGACAAGGCACTCACAGGGGATGAGATTAGGTTGGAAAGACAGGGTCGGCCTGAGCACCGGGAGCCTCCATGCTCAGGGGCCGGATTTCATCCAGCAGGCAGTAAGGAATCGGTGGTGTTTCCAAGCAGGGAGGACCCGTGTTTTGCTGGAAGGCAGAGGCTGAGGTGGGGGGCCCCAGTGGTGGGGGGGACGCACAGAGCAGGCAGACCAAGGCTCTCTTGCTGCTGCTTCCCATCACACACAGGCCGCCTTGCTCAGAGCCTCTGTGCCCGTCACCGAGGCCGGCTGCCTTGGCAAACCAAATATGTGGAGTCTAACCCCAAACAAGATTCTGTGGGCgctgctttttctttcccttccccaaagCTATGCCCTAGAGGTAAGCTGTGCGCCCTCTCTGCCCGGCTCTCAGTAATATGACCCAATTGCCTGAAACTGACCCCGTGAGGCAAGAGCCCAACCAAAAGGATGCCGCATGCAAATCTGGCTGGAAGAAACCTGCGCATGAATTTGGCCTTAATTTTCCTTAAATCACACAAAGGAAGAATTATTTTGGTTCCATTACATCAAGAAATTGCCCAGGGTGGACTTTTCTGGTTTAGATCTTTCAGAGTTGGAAGCACAG is part of the Ursus arctos isolate Adak ecotype North America unplaced genomic scaffold, UrsArc2.0 scaffold_7, whole genome shotgun sequence genome and encodes:
- the MMP21 gene encoding matrix metalloproteinase-21 encodes the protein MLAASVVRRTLLLCWLAAPRPARPEPLFHSRDRSDLEPAPLRRAQPIADLLAAQRFLSKYGWADAPSGPRSSSPDAPPAGPRATALAEAVRRFQKVNALPASGRLDAATLAAMNRPRCGVPDTRPLPPPALGSPPRPLPRGRPKRFLRALSPPGDPPPDVAAPRGGTRAFTKRTLTWRLLGEGASGQLAVDEQRHILRLAFRMWSEVMPLDFREDLAAPGAAVDIKLGFGRGRHLGCPRVFDGSGQEFAHAWRLGDIHFDDDEHFTPPTSDAGISLLKVAVHEIGHVLGLPHTYRTGSIMQPNYIPQEPVFELDWSDRKAIQKLYGSCEGSFDTAFDWIRKERDQHGAVTRRFSTYFFRNGWYWLYENRNNRTRYGDPLQILSGWHGIPTQNIDAFVHLWTWRRDERYFFKGNQYWRYDSEKDQAHTEDEQGRSYPKLISEGFPGVPSPLDTAFYDRRKQLIYFFKESLVFAFDVNRNRVLDSYPMKITEVFPGIEPQNHPFRNIDSAYYSYAHNSIFFFKGNAYWKVVNDKDKQQHPWLPSNGLFPKQSISERWFDICDVHTSTLNM